GAAAGGACTGGAAAGGAATGAGCAGGCAGGGAAGCTTCAAATCCCCTCTCAACCCTAAGTGGGTGGTCCTTTCACTGTGGTAACTGTGCAGTCGCCAGGCATTCGCACGGAGGTTTTGAGAGGACTGGCTCTCCAGACGCAACATTCACCGTCCCAGGCCCATACATCCACAGAATTAGATTCATGCTACACTGACTTTATTTAAGCTAAGAGTCCTGGCAGTGGCAGCATTAAATGACAGCCAGTTCTCGGGGCCTTTTCTCTGGATTAAAGGATGATTCAGGGGAGGAAGGCAGAATGGCTTGAGAAAGAATTCATTCAAGGAGAAAGAAGTCCATATTTTATCTGAAAAAAGTAACTGAGATCTGCAGAAGTTGCCAACGCTAATTGAACACAGTGGACATGTGTGAAGATTGACAGAGAAGTATACTGTAGCCCCCCTCcatcctctgacacacacatccCTATCGATTATATAGTACACtcatacattttctaaaataaagcAATAATTAGAAAAGATCAGGCAATTCTtccatttgatttttttttattatttatcatattaCTGGACTCTTTAATGCAGTTTTATGATTTTTAGCCTTTACAAAAGTTGACCTATTGATTCTTTAAAAACTTTCTcttgttatatattttattgtctaTATATAAACTGATATTTCAAACTGACACATAAGAAAAGTTACTATAAACATTCAcgcaattaaataaaacaaacaatttgtTCACATATAATTTCAGGATTATAGCCAATATTTGGCTGCCACCCAGACCTGGGAATGAAAAGCAGCAAGCCTCCAAGCCAAGCACATGAGAACTGTTTAAGTTGGCCCCACAAGTCATACATTTCAATGATTTCAAAGAGACCTCCAATTAAAAGCTACAAACATGTCTTTGGAATGCGAACTAACACAATTAAAAGTGCTTCATGAGTGTATTAGAGGAATAAGTTGTGAATTAGCACTTTGAATACACAAGGCTGTTTTCATTCCCAAACCCTTTCACTCATTCAAGAAGCAGGGGGAAAGAGGTCTTTTTGAAGTCAGCcggttctttttcttttttctccctccccaAGCAAAAGAAGATTGAGTCAGCCTAATCTGCTCCTTGTACATTTGAATGTCTTCTGCAAAGAGCTCATCCTGGCTGCTTGATAAAGGTCCAGGTGCAGAGACAGTGGCCGTGCCTAACTTCATCTCTGTGGGGGCTGTAAATCATGGGGGGAAGCCCACCCTTTGAAGATACAAGCTTGCTTTCCCTGCTGATTTGTGGCCAGAAGGGCAAGCCCTTTTCCAGCCCTGCACAATGCTCTCGCCAAAGCAGAGAGGGTGTCAGAAAGAGGTGGACTCATAACTTCCCGGTATGTTCGAGGACCCTCAATCAAGCTGCACAACACATACTCCACGTAAGAAGCACAGCTCCTGACCATCAAAGGTCAAGTGGAAGGACACACGGATGACACCATGGGGGTTTAGCCACTGTTAGGAAATCATATGCAAATAACaatctttatttttcctctggTAGGAAACATCAATAATGACGTTTTACAAAGTTTCAAAATCAGGTGCTGGGAACTGCTGATGGCAGCTAAAAGAGCTTTTTGAACCTGTCAAGCACGAGTCGTAACTCTTCTTTCAAGTCACctattaaaaagtgaaatacaaGACAGAGCTGAATCTATCATGACCTTTACACTTTATACTCACCTAACACACGAATCATAAATAAGACTTGTAATTCGCTTGTTGCTGCAGGGCCCAGACACTGTGTCAATCACTCGGCATTCAGGAATTTTTCACAAGATGTTCATCATCTAACTGGTTTGAGTACACGCTGTAAGAACACAGCTAGCATAATAGAATGACttacatgttgttgtttctggtCGCTTGGCTTTATAGCACGACCAAAGCCAATAATCTATGACACACACTCATAGACAGGCCCTTGATTTTCATTTGACCACTACAGTGTCATCTAATAATGCCAGTGAAAAGAAATCAGCCAACCACTGCACGCTCCCTTTGACAGAGACATTTAGCTGAACATTGTGGGGCTTAAGTGGAGTTCTGTGAAGCTCATTGTGACACACAGGCTtgcatttctctgtttgttatTTAGATCCGTATTTATACTTGTTGTCAGAGACAGGCTGGAAGCACAGCAGTGGCTTCCTCCATGGGCTGGATAACAATGAGCTGCAGGGAGCAGCCCAGCGAGGCATTTAGCCAGCCTTGCCCCGTCTCGGGAGGAAGGTGAGAAGGAAGTTCGCTGCCCGTGAATCAGACTTTCACTCCTTGCACGTCAAAGCTTTTCCTTTCTTGCTGATCTCTGTCCCAACAGCTCAGAGATCATACTGTCAAGAAGGGATGGCAGTTTGATTCGAGGTCTAAAACCGGAGTCTGGCACattcaagttttttttcccatgaAATTATTCCTAAATCAGCTACGGTGATGCAAAGCTGGTCAACTTCAGGAGCAAAGCCCTTCTTCTCATCTGTTCTACTTTGCAgctcacagaaaagaaaagatggatgCAGCAGGCAAGTTGTGTTCATTTGTGGTTCTTAAAGTGCTGTCCTGGCTCtttcatcacatttcatcattcaGCGTGTTTGCAAATGAATTTAATGACCCAAAAAAGTAAGAGAGTAACACCACACAACACCCTTCTTCAGTGCAGAATCACAAAAGCTGCCACACACATTGAGGCTCTTTTACAAACTCAGCTCTATATGAAGATGATGTAAGCtgtatagaaaataaataccCTGTCACATGAAATATATGTTTGCATTGTCCTTGATAGTCTGTGgcaagttattttttaattttaatttccagAGAAACTAATCAACAACCGATAAAATAATTATGGCCAGGGGATCCACAGAACCTTGAAAGCTTGTTTAATGACAGTACATTACATCATTCATAAAGAACTCATTTCCCAAGTGTATTGATGGCTCTTATCATCATTACAATGTAGATCAATGAAGGCCATGGCTTCTGAGAGGAGTGCACAAAACTCGCAGTTTAAAGATGGTGTTATCTGAGCCTTGTATGGGTGTGCACAGCCATTGTAGCCTTTTTGTTTGGCGGCTTCCTGAGAAGACGAGCGGTGTGTTCGCAGCTATCAGCAGCTGTGTGCTACGTGCCTCTGATCCAAGCAGCTATTGACTTCCTGAGATTTGAATTAATTACTTGCTTCACAAGAGAAACTGGATTGCAGTGGAACCCCCTAAGAAGTCCACTCATTCTTAGGAAACTGCCCCATGGACTTGCAGATGGTTTCACTGAGATGTGCTTTCCCATAGAGAACAATTACACAGGGGATTGTGGCGCTGGCATAAACCTGGAGCACACAGTCTCCATTCTGAACATTTCAAAACAGCCATAGGGGAGGTTTGTGACTTAACATAAATTAGACCACCAGGGAATGGGGGGATCTGAAGTGGCGGAAGGGCAATATTACAGATAAATGCACTGTTCTGTGAGATTCTGTGccacagaagaaacagaaaattacaCAGTAACAAGCTGGAATCAGATGAAAACCACATTAAGgttgtttaatgtttgataAACCTGATCACTGCAGCCTTTACTGCAAATATGAGGTATTCTCATGCTTTGCTGGTTCAGTCaattctctgtgtgttttcagtctaaGAAAGGAAACAATAATGAGAGCAATTAATGATGTGTAGAAAGAATTACAGTTGATACTTTAAGAGGCCCGTGTGTTCGTCTGAAAGGGATTAAGTTGCTGCTGTGCTTGTATTCCGCTTACTTTCAATTGGCTCAAGGCCTTGTATTTGGTCTTGTTAGTGTCAGCAGCCGCATTTCCCAGTGAAGAGTACACTTAGCTGTGATGAAGTATCCAGGAACGCAGAGGTTACCAGTGGCTGCTAATTAACctcacattgtgtttgctaacaaagaaacaaaggaacaaagTGGAATTTCAATGCAGAAGATTATCACAATCACAATGAGCGTAGTGCAGGATCATGCACTTAATAGGGATTTTCACACTGGCCACGACAACATGAGATTACATCAAAGACAGATGAAGTTACATTAACAGAACAATGCAGCCTTGTTATGCAATAACAAGCAGCCATCTGGGCCCACTGTGGGATAGGAAAAGGCTCCAAGTGCGCAGCTCGGCCAGAATGTGACGTCCTCCTTCGGCAGCTTCTGCAAGATTGGATTTGATTGTGAGAActttattgcagctttgttcTGTCGGAGAGGAGGTAGCATCCTTCCTCAAACACATtgagacaaaagaggaaacGGGCTGTGTGTTCTTCACTGGTTATTGTTGCCTCTGTTTCTGTCCCACCGGCTGAATGGCAATTACTGCTGACTTCCTATCCAGCACAGAGCCTGGGCCCGCTGAGGCTGCCCTGACCCTGCAGTATCCAGAGGGGAGAGAAGGGAGCTGTCAAAACTCACACCTCTCCCTACTCCCGTGGGGAgtgctcctccagctgctgcccCACGGGGCTCTCGCTGCACACTCCTGCTAATCAGCTCCATCTCATCTCTTGAAGGAACTGGCCCCAAGTGGATGTAGGCCCCTTTTCTCACCTCTGCTACCTCGTTGCACCTTTGAAGTCATGTGTAAGTGTTAGTTTACGGCTGGAGAGGGTATGGTATGATAAGATCCCAAGGAAAGGTGATAAATTAGCTTTTCGTCCCACATTTAAAAGGGGAAATAGCAGACTGCTAAAATCCACAGAATCTGTCATAGTTCTAACACCTAAGAGCTAAAGCACTCGAGAACCAAAAACATTGTGGTGTCAAATCTGTTAAGTACCTTCATTAAAGCAGCTTGTTTGTATGAGCACTTGGCCGGCTTCCCACACTCAGGTTCTGTATGAACAAGCATTTGGTCAAACTCAAACTAGCtgcaggactttttttttttttttttttttaataaataataaatataattatccAAAATGCTGCAAGTGCAACAGATTTACTAGACCAGACAAGCTGGGACAGAGCAGAAACGTTTAGTTCTTAGAACACACCTTCCCCTGGTATGCAAAATTGAACATTGCtgaataataatactttatatGCAGCTAGACGTATTGTTACTAGTTCATCTGAACACAGGAAACAGTCCAAAAACTTCATCGACTTTAACCATTTGTTGAGCCAACTGCGATAATAAAATTCAGAAGTGCTCGTGAGTTGTCAGATGTAATGGCTGCAGGTAGAGGCTGACAGGGCTGGAGCCTGAAACTTGATGAACGGTTTTGTGTTGGTTGTCTGTCTCACCTTGTTTCAACAtgtccagcacacacactccaaaGCCAATAACAAGAGATCCATATACATATTGTAAGCAGAAACCTAATGAAATATGTCAGTGACTGTCGATGCACTGAGGCACTGGTGCCCTGAAAATTTATCATATCTATAACTGCGGCACATGATACTCATGTGGAGTGGAGAAGAAGATAAGATGAACCACTATTAGTGTATAAATGGGGAAATTTGCAATAATAGTGGAagagttaaaaaagaaagactcaTTATGAAAAGCTTTTTCACTCAGTTTTATTTCCAGATTCACAACTTCCAGTGTTTCCTGTACATGAAATtcttagaaaaatgttttgctgccTATAGTATGACTATGCAAAACTCATTTGTGCGTCACACCTTGCCTGTGACAATATGCATCCTTATCTTGAATTACAATTATCACCCCATTTCCTACAGCCATTAGCTCTCCTTTACACCTGCTTCCACTTGGAAGCTTAATAAGATACgcagttatttaaaaatagatCTCCTTGTTTTTCGACGAGCTGTAGGCCCCGCTGAGTGTGCCGAGAACCTTTAAATccatcacataaaaaaaaaacttcaaagtTTGTAAAACAGAGTGTATGAATGCTGTAACATCCATGTAAGCGCCACGTACTGCAGCTCAGTGGAAATTTGCCGCTGCCACCCGCTGACATAATTTGTTTCACAGTCACCACCCAGCAGCATGAATCAGATGTTGACACTCTAATTTCATGCACACATGGGTGTTTGGCTGGGGCAGCCTTGAATGCTGCTGAATTTCCTTGCCTCTCTCTCCAGCTGCCCACTATACCTGCCCTTTGCCCTCCGACACAGCCATGTAATGTATTTAGCCTGGGTCACACATGATGACTGATTGTTTAACCATATAGACGGGAGTTTGCACTTGTAGAATATCATCCCCACACTCCATAGTTTTTGTGTTACAAAAATCTAAGAAATGGCTTTTataagatttattatttatattattattattattatattattaacttcttaaaaatgttaagtggtcacaaattcacacatttagAATGATAGTTACTCAGTTGCTTCTTCTCCACTCATCACGAGAGCACCTCCTCTATTTCCTACTAAAATAAACCTGTTTACCCATGGTCCACAGCTCCgtcagaaaatatttgttttagtttgttgtttttattttaaaaaactacaCATACTTgcaagaaataataaaatgtagcCACTAGCcatgtttcaaaatgtcaaaagcTTGTCGAGGATTGACACCTTTGCAGAGAATAATTAATGTAACTTTTGTCTATCACTGATTATCTTGCTTCTTCTAAAAGTCAGCGCTGACAGCCTGCTGTGGGGAGAGAGGATGAGCTACCTTGCATGTCCTCATTCTGTCAGCTCAAAGAGCCAGCATAAACTATTTTCAACACAACTGACCAGCGAGACACCTATAGATGTATATACgtgcacaaaaaagaaagaaagaaaaagggtgAGGGTAATTCCCAATATCTTCTCTCCATAACAAATCTGACAGCTTCTTTTACGAGTGTGCATAAATCCACAAGATAAATGCATAAACAAATAAGCTGCTTTGTGCAGTGGAAGCCAGAGAACGGCCAGGATTTTGTGAAACACTTGCTTCCTCTTGACAAATATccaaacaataaacacacagtaaataacagCACCCTGTCCCTATCAGTTCCCTACTTGAGGTTAAGTTGAGTTTATTGCGGAGGCCACTGCCTGCATGCATTAAGCAAATCATAAATTATACATGCTAATTACCTTGGGCCTCCACtttaatgaattattttaattaaactacaACACTGAGGTTTTGCATGTGGTCTATATTTCATCCCCTGCCTCCGATGACCTTCTTCTTTGTCTAAGTGGAACATAGTTGAGAGAACAAGGACAATGCAGATTTAGATTATACAACTGAAAATATGATCTGTACAacatagaaatactgtaataaCAACAGGTTTTATTAGAGAAAGTCTGTAAAAATGAAGAGGAATAAAACCTCTGGGGTATCATTTGCAGctaaaaacatttgcaatgCAACAAACCATTCttgttaaatagttttattaggaggaaatttgttttcagacatttcatttcattttcatgatTGTGGTGTCGTATATGAGCTTTCCAAAGTTGTACAGTGTTGTCCGTCTTCACTTAACagtaacagtgtttttaatgcagGAGGTTTCACACTGGCCTTCACATAGAGTTGAATCTATTTACACATTTGTTCAGGGAGAGATGAATTTCTTTGTAAAGTTGTGCCAGTTAAACAACGCCCTCATTTTTTTCCTAAGCTGAAATATTACCACCGATGTGCAACATTTCAGTATTTATGTTACTGCTCCTCAAAAAGAATTATTATAAGACAGGATTTAGCTTTTTCATTTATCGTATTTGTCAAATTTCCATGTACCACAAAAATTCTccagtgaaatgttttggttatttttacatttcataattGGAGATGAAGTTACAATGAATTACttcttgtttacattttcttataAAAGTTTTATACacaggcaaaacaaaaacaaaaaaacaaagttaggTACACTGAAATCTGAATAAATAGGAAAAAATGCACAAGTATAAATGTGTAGTAAATATTTATTGAGTATAAGTTGTTAATTTTTGTACCTGTGTGACACAAGTGTTTGTCGATTAAATTGTTataaccaataaataaaaagttttttctcTTCTATATGTCTGATTGTGTGGTTTTGATGTAACTTTCTCCACCAGccagaaaaatagaaaagctTGTAAATTAAAGCTTGTAATCTGGCGTTGCAGTTTCAATACCTGTAATCAtccagagtcacacacacacacacacacacacacacgcacacacacacaaacacaccaaatgGGGAGAAAAAACTAACACTGTTGTACAAACAGTCCGTGGGGGGAGGGGTGGatttaaattccaaaagggtCTCGCAGCTCGTTTCCTAGTTCCCCAGTCAgcaatgtgtttgtgaaaaatCAGTCTTTTTGTCTTGCTGAAAAAAAAGGCTAAATCTACATTGGTGGCCCAGTCGAAGTTTGCTATTCTTTGCACTTTCAATTGAACTGAATGAGGGAGAATGAAGTGGCCCGAGACCCTTTATTTGATCTACTCGATTGCATAAAGTGACGGAATtctaatgtatttgtttaatacCCCGAAATAGGCTGTTGCTGTCAATAGAGGAGGCAGATTTGTATTCAggtctgtaaaaacaaataagcaaacGGTCAAATGTATTTCGCGCAGTGATGAAAATATTTCTAcctctgcatttaaaaacctGTTGAATAAAGTTCCCCCgacaaaaggagaaaatacAGTCGACGCGCAGTCATCACTTATTAAAAGTCATGTATTTAATTCGCCCCCTGTGACATTTCAGGTCGAAAAATGCAACAGTATTAATTCCGACAATTTGTGCAGcttttctaaatgtttattgTTGGGCTTAATTGTGTTTAGCCTACAGCTTGATGAATGAGCCCAGTTGTCTGCGCTGTGACCATGGCATCGCAACTCCATGCATCCTAATGGACTGCACGATTCATTTCTCTCCCCACTGCTCCTGTGCGACTCTCACGCTGAAATGGTACATGCCCGCTTAAAAAAAGcaccttattattattattattattattattatcattacatatccaataataatacaattattattagattatgattaaatgtttttaaatcgcattttcttttcatgtgataataatgatagtaattaaatataataataataataataataatcgtTTCTAGATGAAACCTTCAGAAGCTTTGTTGATTGTTTACTTCActtttaatgagaaaatatttcGATGaccatattattttttttccaattcaCTGCAGACTGTTTGCACACTTTTCAAAAGCACGCATGcttgcaacaaaaaaacaaaacaaaaataaaacaaacaaacaaaccaaaaccaacaacaataacagcaacagtaacaacacaaattTTTAGAATGCATGCTTTAgctaaaaaaaaggaaagtacaAATTTACAGCATCTGATACACATGGTCACCACagccttttaaattaaatgcttCACAGAACATTTTCTGGAAAATAGATAtctaaaacataaaactaaaaagtgCATTTTACAACATTTCAGTATCAGTTATTTGCAATATTCACATCTTGCATTTCGAGGACGTCTCACAATACTACTCTTCGATATGAAAAGATTTCATAActcagtttgctttttttttgtatttgtttttgttttttttgttttgttttgttttgttttgttttttttacagggtTGGCAAGAACAAATCTAAATCCTAGTCCTATTTGGTATATCCTCACCCATCATCCCAATattaaaagcaaacaacaacacagagccATATTGCCTCGCAGTTTCATTGACATTACAGTGGTCACACAGAAACGGTGCAAAAGTTTTGCTATTTgatcaaaactgaaaaaaaaaactgccacgGGAATTTCAAGCACTTGGGCCACAAGTCCCCAAAACAAATCCCCTCAGTGGCCCCGATTTCAAACACTCACATTTcacaataaactgaaaaataGAACTatcaaataatttatatttttcaagAGCAATACTTCGCTGTGCGATTCTGTGCTGGACTTCTATGACACAATTTTAAAGCGACACattcaacacatacacaaataaatcGATATGCAACTGCAACTCGCCTTGATAGTTTCCCACGACAGAAAATAGAAACTTTGGGTTTTGGTAAAAGGGGCCTAGGAGCCAGCCAGCAGTTCGTTTGACTGCAAGTGTTCAGCTGGTCAGTGCACAGCCACGGACTGCAGCGTGGAGGGGCTCGTCAGAGTCTCGCTCGGGGTCGCAGGGCTGCTTTGGCTCGTTGCTGTCTGTGGGGATGTCGGGCTCAGAGACTGTGGAGAGTTTGATAGAAACGCGGGGATGTGGGGAGGTAGCGCCGAGAAACCGGGCATGGAGGTCGGGGTGGGTTTGATTGGCACAGGAATAGCCGGTAACGACTGTCCCCCGTGACACAGAGACTTGATGGGCACTCCGTAGGCACTGTAGTCGCTGCTTGCCATGGAGATTGGGGCCGCCGTGTCAATCACGCTGGTGTTGTACATGTGGGGCCAGGCTGTCGTCAGCTGGTTGTGGAGCGGGTACCCGGCAGACATGGACTGCATGGTGGAGAACGCCAGACTTCCCGGGACCTTGTACTCTCTGGCGATGATGTTCTCGATGGCGAACGGATGTTTAAAAGTTGACGTCTGAGACACTCCGAGGTTGTAAGTGGACATTTGGGGAAGGTGCGTGCCAGTAGCAGCCAGGGCGCTCAGTCTCAGTTTGGCTTGCTGTTGGAGGTAATGCGCAGCATCCGACTGCTTACTGGGGGCCAAGTGATCAGACACAGCCAACACTTTGAACCTTTTGCGGCGTCTCAAGAAACTTCCGTTTTCAAACATGTCCCCGCAGTTGGGGTGTAGAGCCCAGAAACTGCCCTTACCTGGTTGGTCAGGGCGCCGGGGGATTTTGATGAAACAGTCGTTGAAGGACAGGTTGTGTCGCAGAGAGTTCTGCCACCGCTGagtgttttctctgtaataAGGAAATCTATCCATGATGAACTTGTAAATTTCACTGAGCGGCAGCATCTTCTCCGGGCAGCTTTGGATCGCCATGGCAGTGAGGGAGATGTAGGAGTAGGGTGGCTTCTGGTCGCTGTACGTGTTTCTCCCCGGACGAGGCATCCTCGATATTTTCAgaaaagcagtttaaaaaaaaaaaaaaaagttaagtttccTTTAATTCATTGGCGAACGTTTGCAGCTCTTCATGAAAACAACCGATGGGGAAAGTTTCAGTGCAGGAAACGCTGGAGTGGCGCGGTGCGTAAAACAGCCAGGTCGAGCGCCTCTGTGTGCAGGCGCGCGGACGGTGCACATTTATGGAGTGACGGCTGCAGTGAGTCTTTCTTGCAAAGTAAGACAGCTTGTCCCGCTAGCAAAGCTGAATAGACTTCATTTGGCGTCCTTGATCAGACGAGCTAAGTGGATGCCTCCATGGCCTTCCTCTAACCATCTGATAGTTTTATGTAGTGACATGAGCAGAAAAGACCCCTGTAGAGGCGCTCCATTAATGTGCCACCTCTTTGCTATCACATGACAATTGCCATGGGAGGAGGGGGCTGGGAGGAAGGCATAATCTGGTTTCATTTACACCTATTTACATGGACACCTTGGGCCAATGGAAATCATTTCCATTTGAAGACAAGAAAATGGGGTGAAAAGGCTCGGCAACCGGAATTGAACTGCGATGGCACTCGGTGTGTGAAGGTATGCGCTAATACTTCTTGAGCGGACTTTACAGTTACACCTCAGAGGCGAACGTGGGATTTCGGGTGCGCATGGAAATAGCTCGGCgtatttaaatttaatgatATTGTCTGTCAAAGTAAAGTTACCTTTAACAAACTGTACTGCTGTTAATGTAGATGctgtatttgatttaaaaatattaaaatatttgtttgtgcataATGAGTAGTGTTTAAAATTTTTGTTgccatattattattattattattattattttttttttgtgacgtGGATTTGAATGACAGTGTCAgcattttctgtcagtgtgcaTTTTCTTGTTACTctgtaagttttttttatgacatGCACACGCCATACTAAATAATTTGCCATGAGCAAGTCTGTGGATGAACCGactgttagtgtttttttttctcatctaaTTTCGCCCAGAGCTGAGCACAGGAAATAGACGATatgaaaacatcaacacaatGCAAACAATGCTGTTCAAACTGAAACTTCATGAGGCAATCAGGTCTATTGTGTTTATGGAAAGGAGATTCAAAAGTACTTcagaaatgcaaataaaccCTTGAGGATGGTGTGGtgaaaactgtataaaatatCCATAAGTCAATTATATGAATGTGAAAACCAAATGGGAAGCCTATTTTGAGCTATTGCTATTCAAGCTTTTGGCCAGGGCCACCTTTCCGCTTGGAGGGTTTGCAATGCCAGggaccacacacactcacacacagatttgcTCATAATTTATGCTAATTTCCCCCCATAAATCCACAATGCACCCCATCACCAGTCTGACGGATTACGAAAAGAATCGCATTGCGGGGGACACCGAGCTATTTTCACCCCGAAACCAGGAGCAGGCTGAAGAGGAGACTCTTCTCTGCTGTGTAAGAACTgtttaacaatataaaaaaaaaaaaaaacggggaTCAACTGAAAAGGGAAAATAGGCAATACACTGTGTCTGCTTATATATGctataatttaatatttcagatTAGGAGTGGTATTgtaaaaaaagtataaataagaaaaagacaCTTCTTTCTTAATGTCAAGTGTCTAGTCTAAAACTTCCAGCTTGTAGTTTCGTTATTTTTTCATGCAGAGTGGCTTTTAACACCTGCCATTTCCCATTAATGTTC
This DNA window, taken from Anabas testudineus chromosome 6, fAnaTes1.2, whole genome shotgun sequence, encodes the following:
- the foxb1a gene encoding forkhead box protein B1a; this translates as MPRPGRNTYSDQKPPYSYISLTAMAIQSCPEKMLPLSEIYKFIMDRFPYYRENTQRWQNSLRHNLSFNDCFIKIPRRPDQPGKGSFWALHPNCGDMFENGSFLRRRKRFKVLAVSDHLAPSKQSDAAHYLQQQAKLRLSALAATGTHLPQMSTYNLGVSQTSTFKHPFAIENIIAREYKVPGSLAFSTMQSMSAGYPLHNQLTTAWPHMYNTSVIDTAAPISMASSDYSAYGVPIKSLCHGGQSLPAIPVPIKPTPTSMPGFSALPPHIPAFLSNSPQSLSPTSPQTATSQSSPATPSETLTSPSTLQSVAVH